A genome region from Arachis duranensis cultivar V14167 chromosome 8, aradu.V14167.gnm2.J7QH, whole genome shotgun sequence includes the following:
- the LOC107461637 gene encoding telomere repeat-binding protein 5 isoform X2, with product MVLERRLDYDFNGHQVQVKRRARSARRRAKFQRRVEDNQMCAFDLLATVAGKLFLQEKEHPLTSGDKSSEKIQQGFVKEECRDASEAFKTELSNEGCHRRCEHGFVKDDSKNADKPFKAELYVEGSSDIKCLSNSEVQSENCHFKEHSHPKIDGNSHVASMVANSSCLERLGAERLADGKNHNEVGNLSSKVELGLSSKVELGSSGSPYTIGCNLGGDVTKVKDELHKFAKAPVVTSTEMRCLDDPVGERSPVQLSSGGNAKLSGCVDNMPYSTLSEGYDNVPVVSRDDDENFSGCDNPSLETKSFRPISHIGDQSIRKTLAAKYCKVAQQSKHDTLSNSVEVVNGNLNETYTSRKNFYKRQRSEMNIPFKKRKIFNCGSFSNSNELVRSGGTYDKKNGASSTSHGTHKDTGMSSLGAHQYSSLGSKDSHVNLRIKSFRVPELFIEIPETATIESLKRSVMEAVTAVLGGGLRVGVILHGKKVRDDSKTLLQAGISHDKQLDALGFTLEPISSQSPTPVCAADSRHVPTVDKPQPLPRYPSSAAIHQRNQSCSDVFPEHRVTSLGNLVESDQDSALSPVNTAVYKRLADSRALVTVPEMGVQALSLLPVPQKSKRPETVQRRIRRPFSVAEVEALVQAVEKLGTGRWRDVKLRAFDNAKHRTYVDLKDKWKTLVHTARISPQQRRGEPVPQELLDRVLTAHAFWSQHQTKQQLNKQHQQQQHQQQPQTCLLLQ from the exons ATGGTGTTAGAGAGGAGGCTAGACTATGATTTTAATGGCCACCAAGTGCAAGTCAAGCGCCGAGCTCGTTCAGCTAGG AGGAGGGCTAAATTTCAAAGAAGGGTGGAAGATAATCAAATGTGTGCTTTTGACTTATTGGCAACTGTAGCTGGCAAGTTGTTCTTGCAAGAGAAAGAGCATCCACTCACATCTGGGGATAAATCTTCGGAAAAGATTCAGCAAGGGTTTGTTAAAGAAGAGTGCCGGGATGCAAGTGAAGCATTCAAAACTGAGCTTTCCAACGAGGGTTGTCACAGAAGATGTGAGCATGGATTTGTTAAAGATGATTCCAAGAATGCAGATAAGCCATTCAAAGCCGAGCTTTATGTTGAAGGAAGTAGTGACATAAAATGCTTGTCAAATTCAGAAGTACAAAGTGAAAATTGCCATTTTAAGGAACACTCACATCCTAAAATTGATGGCAATTCACATGTTGCTTCAATGGTGGCCAATTCCAGTTGCTTGGAGAGGCTTGGTGCTGAGAGATTGGCGGATGGCAAAAACCATAATGAAGTGGGAAATCTTAGTAGCAAAGTTGAATTAGGTCTTAGTAGCAAAGTTGAATTAGGTTCTTCTGGAAGTCCATATACTATTGGATGCAACTTAGGTGGTGATGTAACTAAAGTAAAGGATGAGCTGCATAAGTTTGCTAAGGCACCAGTTGTTACTTCAACTGAGATGCGGTGCTTGGACGATCCCGTGGGTGAAAGGTCTCCTGTGCAGTTAAGTTCAGGTGGCAATGCCAAGTTGTCTGGGTGTGTTGACAACATGCCTTATAGCACATTGTCTGAAGGTTATGACAATGTGCCTGTAGTTAGTAGAGATGATGACGAAAACTTTTCAGGGTGTGATAACCCTTCTTTAGAAACAAAGTCCTTTAGGCCAATTAGTCATATAGGTGATCAGAGTATAAGGAAAACATTGGCAGCTAAATACTGTAAAGTTGCCCAACAGTCAAAACATGATACACTTTCTAATAGTG TTGAGGTTGTGAATGGAAATTTGAACGAAACTTACACCAGTAGGAAGAACTTTTATAAACGCCAAAGATCTGAAATGAATATTCCTTTCAAAAAGAGGAAAATTTTCAACTGTGGCTCTTTCTCAAATTCCAATGAACTTGTCAGAAGTGGTGGCACTTATGACAAGAAAAATGGTGCTTCTAGTACATCTCATGGGACGCACAAAG ACACTGGAATGTCTTCCCTAGGAGCACATCAGTACTCTTCATTAGGATCTAAAGATTCTCATG TGAACCTTAGGATCAAATCGTTTAGAGTGCCTGAGCTTTTCATTGAGATACCGGAAACTGCAACCATTGAGTCCTTGAag AGGTCAGTGATGGAGGCAGTGACTGCTGTACTTGGAGGTGGATTGCGTGTCGGTGTGATTCTCCATGGGAAAAAGGTTAGGGATGATAGTAAAACTCTACTTCAAGCAGGAATTTCTCATGATAAACAGCTGGATGCTTTGGGCTTTACCCTGGAGCCTATTTCTTCTCAAAGTCCAACACCTGTATGTGCTGCAGATTCTCGCCATGTTCCTACTGTAGACAAGCCTCAGCCGTTACCAAG GTACCCTTCTAGTGCAGCAATTCATCAAAGAAATCAGAGCTGTTCTGATGTGTTCCCCGAGCATCGGGTAACCAGTTTAGGTAACCTTGTTGAAAGTGATCAAGATTCAGCACTTTCTCCTGTCAACACAGCAGTTTATAAAAGACTAGCAGATTCAAGAGCTTTGGTTACTGTTCCAGAGATGGGCGTGCAAGCACTATCTCTGCTACCTGTGCCGCAGAAGTCAAAAAGACCCGAGACTGTGCAGCGCCGAATTCGTAGACCTTTTTCTGTTGCTGAGGTGGAAGCTCTGGTTCAAGCAGTTGAGAAACTGGGAACTGGAAG gTGGCGTGATGTTAAACTTAGAGCTTTTGATAATGCAAAACACCGGACATATGTCGATTTGAAG GACAAATGGAAAACCCTGGTACACACGGCAAGAATATCCCCTCAGCAAAGAAGGGGAGAGCCTGTTCCACAAGAACTTTTGGATAGGGTCCTAACTGCTCATGCTTTTTGGTCCCAGCACCAAACTAAACAACAGCTCAACAAGCagcaccaacaacaacaacatcagcagCAACCACAAACTTGCCTTCTCCTTCAATAA
- the LOC107461637 gene encoding telomere repeat-binding protein 5 isoform X1: MVLERRLDYDFNGHQVQVKRRARSARRRAKFQRRVEDNQMCAFDLLATVAGKLFLQEKEHPLTSGDKSSEKIQQGFVKEECRDASEAFKTELSNEGCHRRCEHGFVKDDSKNADKPFKAELYVEGSSDIKCLSNSEVQSENCHFKEHSHPKIDGNSHVASMVANSSCLERLGAERLADGKNHNEVGNLSSKVELGLSSKVELGSSGSPYTIGCNLGGDVTKVKDELHKFAKAPVVTSTEMRCLDDPVGERSPVQLSSGGNAKLSGCVDNMPYSTLSEGYDNVPVVSRDDDENFSGCDNPSLETKSFRPISHIGDQSIRKTLAAKYCKVAQQSKHDTLSNSGEFMLIYVITCFLVSHAFCSCSLICFSIGNILVEVVNGNLNETYTSRKNFYKRQRSEMNIPFKKRKIFNCGSFSNSNELVRSGGTYDKKNGASSTSHGTHKDTGMSSLGAHQYSSLGSKDSHVNLRIKSFRVPELFIEIPETATIESLKRSVMEAVTAVLGGGLRVGVILHGKKVRDDSKTLLQAGISHDKQLDALGFTLEPISSQSPTPVCAADSRHVPTVDKPQPLPRYPSSAAIHQRNQSCSDVFPEHRVTSLGNLVESDQDSALSPVNTAVYKRLADSRALVTVPEMGVQALSLLPVPQKSKRPETVQRRIRRPFSVAEVEALVQAVEKLGTGRWRDVKLRAFDNAKHRTYVDLKDKWKTLVHTARISPQQRRGEPVPQELLDRVLTAHAFWSQHQTKQQLNKQHQQQQHQQQPQTCLLLQ, from the exons ATGGTGTTAGAGAGGAGGCTAGACTATGATTTTAATGGCCACCAAGTGCAAGTCAAGCGCCGAGCTCGTTCAGCTAGG AGGAGGGCTAAATTTCAAAGAAGGGTGGAAGATAATCAAATGTGTGCTTTTGACTTATTGGCAACTGTAGCTGGCAAGTTGTTCTTGCAAGAGAAAGAGCATCCACTCACATCTGGGGATAAATCTTCGGAAAAGATTCAGCAAGGGTTTGTTAAAGAAGAGTGCCGGGATGCAAGTGAAGCATTCAAAACTGAGCTTTCCAACGAGGGTTGTCACAGAAGATGTGAGCATGGATTTGTTAAAGATGATTCCAAGAATGCAGATAAGCCATTCAAAGCCGAGCTTTATGTTGAAGGAAGTAGTGACATAAAATGCTTGTCAAATTCAGAAGTACAAAGTGAAAATTGCCATTTTAAGGAACACTCACATCCTAAAATTGATGGCAATTCACATGTTGCTTCAATGGTGGCCAATTCCAGTTGCTTGGAGAGGCTTGGTGCTGAGAGATTGGCGGATGGCAAAAACCATAATGAAGTGGGAAATCTTAGTAGCAAAGTTGAATTAGGTCTTAGTAGCAAAGTTGAATTAGGTTCTTCTGGAAGTCCATATACTATTGGATGCAACTTAGGTGGTGATGTAACTAAAGTAAAGGATGAGCTGCATAAGTTTGCTAAGGCACCAGTTGTTACTTCAACTGAGATGCGGTGCTTGGACGATCCCGTGGGTGAAAGGTCTCCTGTGCAGTTAAGTTCAGGTGGCAATGCCAAGTTGTCTGGGTGTGTTGACAACATGCCTTATAGCACATTGTCTGAAGGTTATGACAATGTGCCTGTAGTTAGTAGAGATGATGACGAAAACTTTTCAGGGTGTGATAACCCTTCTTTAGAAACAAAGTCCTTTAGGCCAATTAGTCATATAGGTGATCAGAGTATAAGGAAAACATTGGCAGCTAAATACTGTAAAGTTGCCCAACAGTCAAAACATGATACACTTTCTAATAGTGGTGAGTTCATGCTTATTTATGTAATTACTTGCTTTCTTGTATCTCATGCTTTTTGTTCTTGTTCACTAATCTGTTTTTCAATTGGAAACATATTAGTTGAGGTTGTGAATGGAAATTTGAACGAAACTTACACCAGTAGGAAGAACTTTTATAAACGCCAAAGATCTGAAATGAATATTCCTTTCAAAAAGAGGAAAATTTTCAACTGTGGCTCTTTCTCAAATTCCAATGAACTTGTCAGAAGTGGTGGCACTTATGACAAGAAAAATGGTGCTTCTAGTACATCTCATGGGACGCACAAAG ACACTGGAATGTCTTCCCTAGGAGCACATCAGTACTCTTCATTAGGATCTAAAGATTCTCATG TGAACCTTAGGATCAAATCGTTTAGAGTGCCTGAGCTTTTCATTGAGATACCGGAAACTGCAACCATTGAGTCCTTGAag AGGTCAGTGATGGAGGCAGTGACTGCTGTACTTGGAGGTGGATTGCGTGTCGGTGTGATTCTCCATGGGAAAAAGGTTAGGGATGATAGTAAAACTCTACTTCAAGCAGGAATTTCTCATGATAAACAGCTGGATGCTTTGGGCTTTACCCTGGAGCCTATTTCTTCTCAAAGTCCAACACCTGTATGTGCTGCAGATTCTCGCCATGTTCCTACTGTAGACAAGCCTCAGCCGTTACCAAG GTACCCTTCTAGTGCAGCAATTCATCAAAGAAATCAGAGCTGTTCTGATGTGTTCCCCGAGCATCGGGTAACCAGTTTAGGTAACCTTGTTGAAAGTGATCAAGATTCAGCACTTTCTCCTGTCAACACAGCAGTTTATAAAAGACTAGCAGATTCAAGAGCTTTGGTTACTGTTCCAGAGATGGGCGTGCAAGCACTATCTCTGCTACCTGTGCCGCAGAAGTCAAAAAGACCCGAGACTGTGCAGCGCCGAATTCGTAGACCTTTTTCTGTTGCTGAGGTGGAAGCTCTGGTTCAAGCAGTTGAGAAACTGGGAACTGGAAG gTGGCGTGATGTTAAACTTAGAGCTTTTGATAATGCAAAACACCGGACATATGTCGATTTGAAG GACAAATGGAAAACCCTGGTACACACGGCAAGAATATCCCCTCAGCAAAGAAGGGGAGAGCCTGTTCCACAAGAACTTTTGGATAGGGTCCTAACTGCTCATGCTTTTTGGTCCCAGCACCAAACTAAACAACAGCTCAACAAGCagcaccaacaacaacaacatcagcagCAACCACAAACTTGCCTTCTCCTTCAATAA